Genomic DNA from Deinococcus humi:
TACGGCGGCACCATCAAGCCGGGCCACTACAACGGCAAGGACCTGACGATCGTCAGCGTGTTCGAGGCGGTGGGCGCGCTGGGCGCGGGCAAGATGAGCCGCGAGGACTTCAACGAGATCGAGCGCCGCGCCTGCCCTGGCAACGGTTCGTGCGGGGGCATGTACACCGCCAACACCATGTCTTCGGCCTTCGAGGCGATGGGCATGAGCCTTCCCTTTTCCAGCACCATGAGCGCCGTGGACGCCGAGAAGGCCACCTCCAGCGCCGACAGCGCCCGCGCACTGCTGAAACTGATTGAGGCCGACATCCGCCCGCTGGACATTCTGACCAAGCAGGCCTTCGAGAATGCGATCACGGTGATCATGGCCGTGGGCGGCAGCACCAACGCCGTGCTGCACCTGATGGCAATTGCCCATGCCTGCGACATCGACCTGACGCTGGAGGACTTCGAGCGCATTCGCGAAGCGACCCCGGTCTTCTGTGACCTCAAGCCCAGCGGACAGTACGTGGCCACCGATCTGCATGAGGTGGGCGGCATTCCCCGCGTGATGAAGATGCTGCTCAAAGAGGGCCTGCTGCACGGCGATTGCCTGACCGTGACCGGGAAAACCGTCGCCGAGAACCTGGCCAACGAGAAAGAGGTGCCGGACGCCGGGCAGGACGTGATCCGTCCCTACTCGGAGCCGCTGTACACGCAAGGCCACCTTGCCATTCTGCGCGGCAACCTGGCCCCGGAGGGCTCCGTGGCCAAGATCAGCGGCCTGAAAAGCATCAAGATCACTGGCCCGGCGCGCGTCTTCGAGTCCGAGGAAGAATCGATGCACGCCATCATGGCCGATCAGATTAACCCTGGCGACGTGCTGGTCATCCGCTACGAAGGGCCGAAAGGTGGGCCGGGCATGCGCGAGATGCTCTCGCCCACCAGCGCGATCATCGGCAAGGGCCTGGGCGACAGCGTGGGGCTGATCACCGACGGACGCTTCTCGGGCGGAACCTTCGGACTGGTGGTGGGCCACGTTGCCCCCGAAGCCTACGTAGGCGGCCCGATTGCCCTGGTACACGAGGGCGACACCATCGAGCTGAACGCCGAGACCTGCGAGCTGACGCTGCATGTGGACGAGGCCGAACTCCAGCGCCGCCGCGCCGCGTGGGTGCAGCCCGAACCACGTTACAAGCGCGGGGTGCTGGCGAAATATGCCAAGCTGGTGAGCAGCGCGGCGGTGGGCGCCTACACGGACTGAGATGACCTCCTGGCATGGGTGGCCTAAACCTTTGACTCGCCCTAAGTCAGAACAGTTCTCGACTTCCAGAGCTTTTTTCGTCCAGCGCTCGAAGCCCTCCAGGGCAGACGGGAGTTTCGGAGAGATCTGGTCCCCAGCCATGCAGAGCCGGCGTTTCTCCAATGGAATTTAACGTCGCCCCCACCCTAACCACCCCGCGCCTGCGCCTGCGTCCCCACCGGACCGATGATCTGGCCGCCTGTGTGGAGCTGTGGCAGGATCCGGTGGTCACGCGCCACACGTCGGGTAAGGCCCTCTCCCGCCAGGACGTGTGGACGCGGTTGCTGCGGCATCCAGGCCACTGGGCGCTGCTGGGATTTGGCTACTGGGTGCTGGAGGAACGCGGCTCAGACCGCTTCGTGGGCGAGGTGGGCCTGGGCCATTTCAAACGCGATGTGCTGGCCGGACACCCGGAACTGGCCGCCCTTCCTGAAGCGGGCTGGGTGCTCTTGCCCTGGGCGCATGGGCAGGGCTACGCGCACGAGGCGGTGAAGGCCGTGCTGGACTGGCGGGACGAGCATCTACCGGGCCACCAGACCTTCTGCCTGATTCAGCCGGACAATGCGCCGTCGCTGCGTCTGGCCGCGAAAGTCGGCTTTGTCGAGTGCGGGAGTGTGGGAGAGGACGTGGATCAGGTTCGGCTCCTGACGCGACAAACCCGCTGAACGCCAGGCTGAAGAAGAGGCATGTCTCAGGAGAGGGTGATCCCCTCTGGAGATCCGGATTCAAATTTTCTAGAAAGCGCCCAAAGCCTGACCGTTGATGCTGGCCTCGCCGCCGCCGAACGCCAGATTGCTGATCAGCTCATTGTCCTGGCGCTCCAGATAACCGATCTCGACCAGAGACTCGAGACTGGTGGCCGCCTTCGGGGAAAGCGTCGCCAGCAGTTCACGCAGGGCTGGCTCGGCGGCCCTGAACTGCGCCTGAACCTTGATTAACCCCAGCGCAAGTTGCGGGCTGGACGCCAGCATGTGTGCCGTTTCAGCGTCCAGCTCACTGGCTCCCGGCAGTTCGGCCTTGCCCGTCAGCACAATGTCGCCGCCCGGCTGCGTGAAACTCAGGCGGTCGATGGCGAACACCGGCCCGCCCTTCAAGACAGCCAGCGCGTCGTCGGTCAGGGCCTGTCGCTGCGCCTCGGTCAGGTCCTCCGCTTCGGGAACAGTCCCGGTCTGCTGGCCCAGGGTTTGCAAGGTCTTGACCAGTCGCGCCAGCGGCTCGCGGCTCAGGTGGCCCAGGCTCAGATGAAGCTGCACGTTCGTCAGGCTCTGCAGGCCACCCGGAGCCGAGAACCCGAGCTGCCCGATGTTGTACTGGACGCCGCCGTGGTAGAAGTCGTCCCGCAGCGTGCTGGAACTGCTGACCTTGAGGTCTTTGAGAGTCAAGGCATCCCGCGACGATCCGGAGGGTCCACTGTACGCGGCGGACCCCAGCGTCAGCACCTGCTCACCCACCCCCAGCGGGTCCTCCGCGTTCTCCCTGGCCGCGTTGCCATTCAGGGCCATACTGCTGAGGGTCAGCGTGCCCCCTTCTGAGGTGATCTTCAATTCTGGCCAGTTCAGACGGGTGCTGGACTTCAGGCCGCCGCTCTGGATGTCGCCGCTCATGGCCTGCCAGCTCAGCGCGGCGCCGTCGTCGCCCTCCTCGGTCAGGGTTCCGGCAGGAATGTCGAGATGGGTGGACGTGTCGCCGCCCAGCCCCACGACGGTCCGGATCGTGGGCCTGCGGTTCCCCAGGGCCTGCTCGGCCCTGGCCTGAAGGACCGGATCGGCAAAGCGGATCTCGGTCTCGATCACCGCGTTGCCCACCGCCCGCAACCCCGGCAGCGGTCCGTGCTGGATATGGTTGACCACGATCAGGGC
This window encodes:
- the ilvD gene encoding dihydroxy-acid dehydratase, translating into MTDTANKRKLNWNSHHVTQGDERAPNRAMLRAVGFQDGDFEKPIIGVAHAQSNITPCNNGLGELAGHITDAIHEGGGMPQVYGTITVSDGISMGTEGMKCSLVSREVIADSIETVSRGQSHDGVIVVGGCDKNMPGAMIGIARLNIPAIFVYGGTIKPGHYNGKDLTIVSVFEAVGALGAGKMSREDFNEIERRACPGNGSCGGMYTANTMSSAFEAMGMSLPFSSTMSAVDAEKATSSADSARALLKLIEADIRPLDILTKQAFENAITVIMAVGGSTNAVLHLMAIAHACDIDLTLEDFERIREATPVFCDLKPSGQYVATDLHEVGGIPRVMKMLLKEGLLHGDCLTVTGKTVAENLANEKEVPDAGQDVIRPYSEPLYTQGHLAILRGNLAPEGSVAKISGLKSIKITGPARVFESEEESMHAIMADQINPGDVLVIRYEGPKGGPGMREMLSPTSAIIGKGLGDSVGLITDGRFSGGTFGLVVGHVAPEAYVGGPIALVHEGDTIELNAETCELTLHVDEAELQRRRAAWVQPEPRYKRGVLAKYAKLVSSAAVGAYTD
- a CDS encoding GNAT family N-acetyltransferase, giving the protein MEFNVAPTLTTPRLRLRPHRTDDLAACVELWQDPVVTRHTSGKALSRQDVWTRLLRHPGHWALLGFGYWVLEERGSDRFVGEVGLGHFKRDVLAGHPELAALPEAGWVLLPWAHGQGYAHEAVKAVLDWRDEHLPGHQTFCLIQPDNAPSLRLAAKVGFVECGSVGEDVDQVRLLTRQTR
- a CDS encoding YdgA family protein; its protein translation is MAQTLEAQLEATGYAQVKSSTYQRGLLSSTQTMNVSLGKGTQDVALIVVNHIQHGPLPGLRAVGNAVIETEIRFADPVLQARAEQALGNRRPTIRTVVGLGGDTSTHLDIPAGTLTEEGDDGAALSWQAMSGDIQSGGLKSSTRLNWPELKITSEGGTLTLSSMALNGNAARENAEDPLGVGEQVLTLGSAAYSGPSGSSRDALTLKDLKVSSSSTLRDDFYHGGVQYNIGQLGFSAPGGLQSLTNVQLHLSLGHLSREPLARLVKTLQTLGQQTGTVPEAEDLTEAQRQALTDDALAVLKGGPVFAIDRLSFTQPGGDIVLTGKAELPGASELDAETAHMLASSPQLALGLIKVQAQFRAAEPALRELLATLSPKAATSLESLVEIGYLERQDNELISNLAFGGGEASINGQALGAF